GCCTAGTTTGGCCAAAAAGTACACAATAACCGGCAGTTCAAACAAAATCCCCACCCCTAAGGCCCAGGTGGTGATCATGCTAAAATACTTCGTAATGTCGAACTGGTTGATAATCTGTTCGGAGATCGTATAGTTGGCAAAAAACTGCAAGGCCAGGGGAGTAATGATGAGATAGCCGAACATCACGCCCAAGATAAAAAAGCCGGTTGCAAAAGCAGCTGCAAAGCGCATGCCTTGTTTTTCATGAGGATACAAGCCTGGCTCGACAAACTTCCACAGTTGATAAATGAAAACAGGAGCGCCAATGATAACGCCAACAAATAAAATGGTCCCCAAATGGGCAAAAAATTGTCCAGTGATCGTCCGATTGAGAAGCTCTAAGGGTTTAGCTTCAACCCCAAAGAGCCGGTACATAAAGAAGTCTGGTTTCGCTGGTCCAAGCAGAATGTGGTCGATAATCCACTTGCTGAAGAAGCTGCAAAGGATAGTGGAGACTAAAATTCCCGATAGGCCCTTAATCAGCCTCCAGCGTAATTCCTCAAGGTGATCCAGGAAGGACATTTCGGCCATGTCGGCCGAAGGGACAGCTTCTTGCACTGCCCCGTCGCCTTGTGGGGATGGGGCAGGAAGTGAAGGAGGTGCGGGGTTACGCGTTCCAAACAACTTCATTGCTGCTTCTGCACCGCGTTGTCATAGGGAATCCGAAGTACTGTGGGGACCATCCCGCAAGTTTAGATCCAGCAGAGCATCTACCCAGAGCCCTTCGGCTTCCAGGCGGGCACGTCCGTTACTCCAAGTAAAATTAAACAAGGTGAGCACGCCGCAAACGTGAAAGCCATCGCTGCGCAGCAGTGCAAGCGCCCGGGCTGCACTTCGACCGCTGTTAAGGATATCGTCGAGCAGCACAACAGGCTGCTGGCGGTCTAAGGGGCCTTCGACTAGGCGACGCCGACCGTACGGCTTGCGCTGCTCTCGAATAAAGCCACCACGCAGCTCGGGAGCACCTGGGGGAGGGGGAGCGGCCAAAGCGGCACATACCAGTGCGTAAGCCCCAAAGCCAAACCCGGCCAACTGCACTACGCCACGGGCACGCACCCGCTCAGCCAATAGTCGGCCTACTTCGCGAAACGTGTCCCCTTCGAGCATGGGGATGCGGGTGTCTAGTAGCCACCCGATCGGCTGTCCGCGGGGGTCGGTAATAGGTTCTTGCTCGCGGCGTACCAAAGCTCGGGCGTAGAGCTTACGCCCCAGAGCCACCAGGTCGGCATACGCAGAAGGGCTTAGCGCATGGGCTGCCATGGCATAAGTAACCGGCCAGCACGAAGCATGTCGTGGGGTGTTATTCGACGTAAACCCCTAAACGTTCCTGACTATGCAACAACAAAATCGTACAGCGGATATTGTTGGCAGAGCGCTTCTACCTCCTGGCGAATGCGGTGGCGCAGCTGCTCATCACCCGGATGACTGAGCACTTGGTCAATCCATGCGACCACTTGTCGAAACTCCTCTTCCTTGAAGCCTCGCGTGGTCATGGCTGGTGTACCGATGCGGATGCCACTGGTCACCAACGGGCTCTGCTCGTCGTAAGGTACCATATTCTTGTTTACCGTGATGCCGGCCTCTCCCAACAAGGTTTCAGCCTCCTTCCCGGTAAGTCCCTTATTGCGCAGATCAATCAGGATCAAGTGGTTGTCGGTGCCCCCAGAAACCAAGTGATAGCCCCGTTCCAGAAAGGCCTGCGCCATGGCCTTGGCGTTGCGTACGATCTGCTGAGCGTAGGTCTTAAACTCGGGTTTAAGGGCTTCTCCGAAGGCTACGGCTTTGGCAGCAATAACGTGCATGAGTGGCCCACCCTGCGTTCCCGGAAAGACGGCCGCATCGAGCAGCTCACTCATTTTTTTAAGTCGTCCGCTTTTGGGCGCTGTGATCCCAAAGGGGTTATCAAAGTCACGACCAATTAAGATCATCCCACCGCGCGGCCCTCGCAGCGTCTTATGGGTGGTGGTGGTTACAATATGGGCATAAGGCATAGGATCGTTCAGCACCCCCGCAGCAATAAGGCCTGCCGTGTGGGCCATGTCCATCCACAGCAGTGCGCCTACTTCGTCAGCAATCTCACGAAACGTTTTGTAGTCAAAATCCCGGGGATATGCACTGGCGCCAATAGAAATTAGCTTGGGCCGAATTTTTCGGGCTTTGTCCCGCACCTTGTCCATATCAATGCGACCGGCCAGGGGCCCCTCCTTTTCGACACCGTAGTACTCCGCGTGGTACAAGATGCCTGAAAAGTTGACCGGACTGCCATGGGTCAAATGGCCGCCATGGGCCAAGTTTAATCCTAAAAAGGTATCCCCTGGCTTAAGCGTAGCCAGGTAGACGGCCGCGTTGGCTTGGGCTCCCGAGTGGGGCTGGACGTTGACCCATTCACACCGAAACAGCTTGCGGGCACGTTCGCGGGCCAGTTCTTCGACCAGATCGA
This Rhodothermus bifroesti DNA region includes the following protein-coding sequences:
- the tatC gene encoding twin-arginine translocase subunit TatC, giving the protein MKLFGTRNPAPPSLPAPSPQGDGAVQEAVPSADMAEMSFLDHLEELRWRLIKGLSGILVSTILCSFFSKWIIDHILLGPAKPDFFMYRLFGVEAKPLELLNRTITGQFFAHLGTILFVGVIIGAPVFIYQLWKFVEPGLYPHEKQGMRFAAAFATGFFILGVMFGYLIITPLALQFFANYTISEQIINQFDITKYFSMITTWALGVGILFELPVIVYFLAKLGILSGQILRKGRRYALIVVLILGAIFTPPDPISQVLVAVPLFLLYELSIHIASFVDRRREEQLRQALYS
- the glyA gene encoding serine hydroxymethyltransferase, encoding MSVLEIQDPEVFQAIQLEVARQNNGLELIASENFVSRAVLEAMGSPLTNKYAEGLPGRRYYGGCEYVDLVEELARERARKLFRCEWVNVQPHSGAQANAAVYLATLKPGDTFLGLNLAHGGHLTHGSPVNFSGILYHAEYYGVEKEGPLAGRIDMDKVRDKARKIRPKLISIGASAYPRDFDYKTFREIADEVGALLWMDMAHTAGLIAAGVLNDPMPYAHIVTTTTHKTLRGPRGGMILIGRDFDNPFGITAPKSGRLKKMSELLDAAVFPGTQGGPLMHVIAAKAVAFGEALKPEFKTYAQQIVRNAKAMAQAFLERGYHLVSGGTDNHLILIDLRNKGLTGKEAETLLGEAGITVNKNMVPYDEQSPLVTSGIRIGTPAMTTRGFKEEEFRQVVAWIDQVLSHPGDEQLRHRIRQEVEALCQQYPLYDFVVA
- a CDS encoding orotate phosphoribosyltransferase translates to MAAHALSPSAYADLVALGRKLYARALVRREQEPITDPRGQPIGWLLDTRIPMLEGDTFREVGRLLAERVRARGVVQLAGFGFGAYALVCAALAAPPPPGAPELRGGFIREQRKPYGRRRLVEGPLDRQQPVVLLDDILNSGRSAARALALLRSDGFHVCGVLTLFNFTWSNGRARLEAEGLWVDALLDLNLRDGPHSTSDSL